The proteins below are encoded in one region of Phycisphaerae bacterium:
- a CDS encoding alpha/beta fold hydrolase encodes MWSSLLAESGVLAGAWWEYLARNWALASIVSTLACLLLISWLILRKYIKIMFNIIRDTPPPLAMGPCDFERIDGERVVFRAFDNIHLCGMFLFGDHGGHPKGMVIFAHEFSSDMYSCARYCRPLLKAGYNVFSFDFRGHGESSLQPGYQPRQWPTNHELNDMLGAIAYVEDWLESRGFPLEVGLFGISRGAGAAILAAQNNKTVKAIIADGAFSSDTTLEHLMKRWAYIFAKVRFVYENHPPQFWRFLRWLLFCECRKRLNCTFPSVRKALARMEGPRPILFIHGERDSYIPVEQSQLLYESAPGPKFLWIVPGAKHNQSAVLRPDQYAARTVAFFDYYLAGAGTEQAVERVLRSDSHSGEPVKGLSGVAGQRNVFSRLDRRRRARNNSNRQVARSADA; translated from the coding sequence ATGTGGTCCAGCCTGTTAGCGGAGTCCGGGGTGTTGGCCGGCGCATGGTGGGAGTACCTGGCGCGCAACTGGGCCCTTGCCTCGATTGTGTCGACCCTGGCCTGCCTGCTGCTGATCTCCTGGCTGATTCTTCGAAAGTACATCAAGATCATGTTCAACATCATCCGGGATACCCCGCCTCCGCTGGCGATGGGGCCGTGTGATTTTGAGCGGATCGACGGCGAGCGGGTGGTCTTCCGGGCGTTTGACAACATTCACCTGTGCGGGATGTTCCTGTTCGGCGATCACGGGGGGCATCCCAAGGGCATGGTGATTTTCGCTCATGAGTTTTCGAGCGACATGTACAGTTGCGCGCGGTACTGTCGTCCGCTGCTGAAGGCGGGTTACAACGTGTTCAGTTTCGACTTTCGGGGTCACGGGGAGTCGAGTCTTCAGCCGGGTTATCAGCCGCGGCAGTGGCCGACGAATCACGAGCTGAACGACATGCTGGGGGCCATTGCCTACGTGGAGGACTGGCTGGAGAGCCGAGGGTTTCCGTTGGAGGTGGGTCTGTTCGGGATTTCGCGCGGGGCGGGGGCCGCGATTCTGGCCGCCCAGAACAACAAGACCGTGAAGGCGATCATCGCCGACGGGGCGTTCAGCTCCGACACGACGCTGGAACATCTGATGAAGCGCTGGGCCTATATCTTTGCCAAGGTTCGCTTTGTCTACGAGAACCATCCGCCGCAGTTCTGGCGTTTCCTGCGTTGGCTGCTGTTTTGCGAGTGCCGCAAGCGGCTCAACTGTACCTTTCCCTCCGTCCGAAAAGCGCTGGCCCGCATGGAAGGCCCGCGGCCTATTCTGTTCATTCACGGCGAGCGGGACAGCTACATTCCGGTGGAACAGTCCCAGTTGCTATACGAGTCGGCTCCCGGTCCGAAATTCCTGTGGATCGTACCGGGTGCCAAACACAACCAGTCGGCCGTTTTGCGTCCCGACCAGTATGCGGCGAGAACAGTCGCTTTTTTTGACTACTACCTGGCCGGGGCCGGCACTGAGCAGGCCGTGGAGCGGGTGCTGAGGTCCGATTCGCATTCGGGGGAACCTGTGAAAGGCCTGTCCGGCGTCGCCGGGCAAAGGAATGTGTTCAGCAGGCTTGACCGGAGGCGTCGAGCGAGGAACAACAGTAATAGACAGGTTGCCCGGTCGGCGGACGCGTAG